In the Leptospira inadai serovar Lyme str. 10 genome, CAATGGCCGAATTATGTCTGGAACAAATCTTAATTTTAGATGATGCGATCGAACAGGAAAATCCGGATTTAGCAAAGCAAGTAATCGAACGGGACGATCTGATCGATAGTTTAGAAAAACAGAATGATAACCTTTCGCAAAATGCGATTTTAGAGGCGGTTGCCAATCGTAATTTACTGGGAATGGATCAGGTGGACGGCGAAGTCATTCTCAAAAAAGATCCGCTTCGATTCGCGCTCTCCGCGATCAGAATCAACCGTAACTTGGAAAGAATGGGCGATCAGATCGTGAACTGCGCTACGTGTTATAGGCGAGGACTGTTGCCTAAGGGTTTTTTCCGACAAGAAGAAATCCTGGATAAAATGCTCTCCCGAGTCGTAACCTTAGTCGGAATGGCGGTAGAATCGCTCGTGGAAGAAAAAAACCGGTTCTA is a window encoding:
- a CDS encoding phosphate signaling complex PhoU family protein → MASKFDYLRRNLYAMAELCLEQILILDDAIEQENPDLAKQVIERDDLIDSLEKQNDNLSQNAILEAVANRNLLGMDQVDGEVILKKDPLRFALSAIRINRNLERMGDQIVNCATCYRRGLLPKGFFRQEEILDKMLSRVVTLVGMAVESLVEEKNRFYGSVHTVEEELNNLCNGAFLKFVMDPRLDKNQFADLYRMILGIERAGDYAVNIAEELVRLNTGMDIRHLSDPVQVTEKVKTPS